One region of Miscanthus floridulus cultivar M001 chromosome 19, ASM1932011v1, whole genome shotgun sequence genomic DNA includes:
- the LOC136528030 gene encoding serine/threonine-protein phosphatase 2A 65 kDa regulatory subunit A beta isoform-like — protein MAMIDEPLYPIAVLIDELKNEDIQLRLNSIRKLSTIARALGEERTRKELIPFLSENNDDEDEVLLAMAEELGVFIPYVGGVEHAHVLLPPLETLCTVEETCVRDKAVESFCRIGAQMKESDIVDWFAPVVKRLAAGEWFTARVSSCGLFHIAYPSAPEQLKAELRTIYGQLCQDDMPMVRRAAASNLGKFAAAVEQSHLKTEVMSIFDDLTHDDQDSVRLLAVEGCAALGKLLEPQDCAAHILPVIVNFSQDKSWRVRYMVANQLYELCEAVGTEPTRGDLVSAYVRLLCDNEAEVRIAAAGKVTKFCKILNPQIAIEHILPCVKELSTDSSQHVRSALASVIMGMAPVLGKDATIEQLLPIFLSLLKDEFPDVRLNIISKLDQVNQVIGIDLLSQSLLPAIVELAEDRYWRVRLAIIEYIPLLASQLGVGFFDDKLGALCIQWLEDKVFSIRDAAANNLKRLAEEFGLEWAMQHIIPQVLEKINNPHYLYRMTTLQAISLLAPVMGPDITCQQLLPVVIASSKDRVPNMKFNVAKVLQSLVPILDQSVVENAVKPCLVELSEDPDVDVRYYAHQALRACDQMVIPS, from the exons ATGGCTATGATTGATGAACCTCTGTACCCGATTGCTGTACTGATTGATGAACTGAAAAATGAAGATATTCAGTTGCGCCTTAACTCCATCAGAAAGCTTTCTACAATTGCCCGTGCATTGGGTGAAGAAAGAACAAGGAAAGAGCTGATTCCATTCCTTAGTGAaaacaacgacgatgaagatgaGGTGCTTCTTGCAATGGCGGAAGAGTTGGGCGTTTTTATTCCTTATGTTGGAGGTGTAGAGCATGCACACGTTTTGCTTCCACCACTGGAAACATTGTGTACTGTGGAGGAAACCTGTGTCAGAGACAAGGCTGTGGAATCGTTTTGTCGGATAGGAGCACAGATGAAGGAAAGTGATATTGTGGACTGGTTTGCCCCTGTCGTAAAG AGGTTGGCGGCAGGCGAGTGGTTCACAGCTCGAGTTTCGTCATGTGGCCTTTTTCATATCGCCTATCCTAGTGCACCTGAGCAACTGAAGGCAGAACTGAGGACAATTTATGGCCAGTTATGCCAAGACGACATGCCTATGGTACGAAGAGCTGCTGCTTCTAATCTTGGAAAGTTTGCTGCGGCAGTTGAACAAAGTCATTTGAAGACAGAAGTCATGTCAATATTTGATGATCTAACTCATGATG ACCAAGATTCAGTGCGACTATTGGCAGTTGAGGGTTGTGCTGCTCTTGGGAAGTTGTTGGAGCCCCAAGATTGTGCAGCACATATTCTCCCAGTTATTGTAAATTTCTCTCAG GATAAATCTTGGCGTGTGCGCTATATGGTGGCAAATCAACTGTATGAGCTATGTGAAGCTGTTGGTACTGAGCCCACAAG GGGTGATCTGGTGTCAGCATATGTTCGCCTCCTCTGTGACAATGAGGCTGAAGTGCGGATTGCAGCTGCTGGAAAAGTTACAAAATTCTGCAAAATATTAAACCCACAAATTGCAATCGAACATATTCTTCCATGTGTCAAG GAATtatcaacagattcatctcagcATGTTCGTTCAGCTTTGGCATCAGTTATTATGGGAATGGCTCCTGTATTGGGAAAG GATGCCACTATTGaacaacttcttcccatttttctttcttTGCTGAAGGATGAGTTCCCTGATGTTCGACTAAACATTATAAGCAAACTCGATCAAGTTAACCAG GTTATTGGAATTGACTTGCTGTCGCAATCACTTCTACCAGCCATTGTAGAGCTCGCTGAAGATAGGTACTGGAGAGTTCGGCTTGCCATAATTGAGTACATACCTTTGTTGGCCAGCCAGTTAGGTGTTGGTTTTTTTGATGACAAGCTGGGggcactttgcattcagtggttGGAAGATAAG GTTTTCTCAATCAGAGATGCTGCTGCCAACAATTTAAAGCGTTTGGCAGAGGAATTTGGCCTTGAGTGGGCGATGCAGCATATAATTCCTCAG GTTTTGGAGAAGATAAACAACCCACATTATCTGTATCGGATGACCACTTTACAAGCTATTTCTTTGCTAGCTCCTGTCATGGGTCCTGATATCACATGCCAACAGTTGCTCCCTGTTGTCATTGCTTCTTCAAAGGACAG GGTTCCGAACATGAAATTCAATGTTGCTAAAGTCCTGCAATCACTTGTACCAATCCTTGATCAATCT GTTGTGGAGAATGCGGTGAAACCATGCCTAGTTGAGCTCAGTGAGGACCCAGATGTAGATGTAAGATACTACGCACACCAGGCCCTTCGGGCGTGTGACCAAATGGTGATACCTAGCTGA